One region of Salinibacterium sp. TMP30 genomic DNA includes:
- the serC gene encoding phosphoserine transaminase: MPSLTIPTDLLPADGRFGCGPSKVRPEQIEHLASAARTILGTSHRQAPVRDLVGRVRSGIGELFQIPEGYEVVMGNGGSTAFWDAAAFALIERRSAHLSFGEFGSKFAKAAAAPHLESPHVVTAPGGSLAELDDLNGADVFAYPQNETSTGVMAPVRRADGDNVLTVVDATSAAGGIQFDARQADVYYFAPQKNFASDGGLWVALFSPAAIERVERIAASGRYIPEFLSLKNAIDNSRLNQTLNTPALSTLLLLENQIDWINGNGGLVWADARTRESSSVLYDWAAASTIATPYVTEAKQRSQVVVTIDFDDSIDAASVDKTLRANGIVDTNPYRKLGRNQLRVATFVAIEPDDVRKLVSSIDYVIANSH, from the coding sequence ATGCCGAGCCTGACGATTCCCACCGACCTTCTTCCCGCTGACGGACGATTCGGATGCGGCCCCTCCAAGGTGCGCCCCGAACAGATCGAACATCTAGCGTCAGCCGCCCGCACCATCCTTGGCACATCTCACCGCCAGGCGCCCGTTCGCGACCTCGTCGGCCGCGTACGTTCCGGAATCGGCGAGCTTTTTCAGATTCCTGAAGGCTACGAAGTGGTTATGGGTAACGGCGGATCCACCGCATTCTGGGATGCTGCAGCATTCGCCCTCATCGAACGTCGCAGCGCCCACCTCTCTTTTGGTGAGTTCGGTTCCAAGTTCGCCAAAGCCGCCGCAGCACCCCACCTCGAATCGCCTCATGTCGTCACCGCCCCGGGCGGGTCGCTGGCTGAACTCGACGACCTCAACGGTGCCGACGTTTTTGCGTACCCACAAAATGAGACCTCAACCGGAGTGATGGCCCCGGTGCGACGGGCCGACGGCGACAACGTGCTCACCGTGGTTGACGCTACAAGCGCGGCGGGTGGCATCCAGTTCGATGCACGCCAAGCTGATGTTTACTACTTCGCCCCGCAAAAGAATTTTGCTTCGGATGGTGGGCTGTGGGTCGCGCTCTTCTCCCCCGCCGCAATCGAGCGCGTCGAGCGTATCGCCGCCTCTGGCCGCTACATTCCGGAGTTCTTGTCACTCAAGAATGCAATCGACAACTCTCGCCTCAACCAGACCCTCAACACTCCGGCGCTCAGCACATTGCTGTTGCTGGAAAACCAGATCGACTGGATCAATGGCAACGGCGGACTTGTGTGGGCGGATGCCCGTACCCGCGAATCATCGTCGGTGCTCTACGACTGGGCTGCCGCCAGCACCATCGCGACCCCGTATGTCACCGAGGCGAAGCAGCGTTCGCAGGTTGTCGTCACAATCGACTTCGACGACTCGATCGACGCTGCCTCAGTCGATAAAACCCTGCGCGCAAATGGAATCGTCGACACCAATCCGTACCGCAAACTGGGCCGCAACCAACTGCGGGTTGCAACCTTCGTTGCGATTGAGCCGGATGACGTACGCAAATTGGTGTCATCCATCGACTATGTGATCGCCAACAGCCACTAA
- a CDS encoding glycoside hydrolase family 15 protein has translation MSMPVAPSPADLATRGVALISQLQDESGAYPASPTFSAYQGYCWFRDGAFIADGMSAAGEVDSASAFFDWCARILEKREEQIARIVEAAGEGTPVSDAEMLPTRFTFAGEEGNDAWWDFQLDGYGTWLWAVVAHAERHNLSLEPWKRAMELTSAYLIASWRRPCFDWWEESISEVHGSTLGCIAGGLIAVVEAGVLIDDEPAIQAVSDIRELLLDRGLTDGHLAKWLGSKEVDGSLSSVIYPLGVFPASSEVGKATISAIESQLTFGNGVHRYLDDTFFGGGQWPLLSCMLGLAHSSAGNKERARELLEWAASTVTANGDMPEQVTEHLLDPSMTQEWIDRWGTAATPLLWSHAMFIRLAVELGILNPAKESK, from the coding sequence ATGTCCATGCCTGTTGCGCCGAGCCCTGCAGATCTGGCGACCCGCGGTGTCGCACTTATTTCTCAGCTGCAGGATGAGAGCGGCGCCTATCCTGCGAGCCCTACCTTCTCGGCATATCAGGGGTATTGCTGGTTCCGTGATGGTGCATTCATCGCAGACGGGATGTCTGCCGCAGGAGAGGTCGACTCCGCGAGTGCTTTCTTTGACTGGTGCGCGCGCATTCTGGAGAAGCGCGAAGAGCAGATAGCGCGGATTGTTGAAGCGGCGGGGGAGGGCACACCCGTATCCGATGCAGAAATGCTTCCCACTCGTTTTACCTTCGCAGGAGAAGAGGGTAACGACGCTTGGTGGGATTTTCAGCTTGATGGTTACGGCACTTGGTTATGGGCGGTCGTCGCCCACGCTGAGCGTCACAATCTCTCGCTCGAACCATGGAAGCGTGCCATGGAATTGACGAGCGCCTACCTTATAGCCTCTTGGCGCCGGCCATGCTTCGACTGGTGGGAAGAGAGCATAAGTGAAGTTCACGGCTCAACGCTGGGCTGTATCGCAGGCGGACTCATCGCCGTTGTCGAGGCCGGTGTGTTAATTGATGACGAGCCGGCGATCCAAGCTGTTTCGGATATTAGGGAACTCCTTCTCGACCGCGGGCTGACTGACGGCCATCTCGCCAAGTGGCTCGGCTCTAAAGAAGTCGACGGTAGTCTCTCTTCTGTCATCTACCCACTCGGAGTGTTCCCTGCTTCCAGCGAGGTGGGCAAGGCAACGATCTCGGCGATCGAATCACAACTCACCTTTGGCAACGGTGTGCACCGCTATCTTGACGACACCTTCTTCGGGGGCGGCCAATGGCCCTTACTGAGCTGCATGCTCGGCCTCGCGCATTCGAGCGCCGGCAATAAAGAGCGAGCTCGGGAATTGCTCGAATGGGCAGCATCAACCGTGACTGCGAACGGCGACATGCCAGAGCAAGTCACCGAGCACCTGCTCGACCCTTCGATGACCCAAGAGTGGATAGACCGGTGGGGAACTGCAGCGACACCGCTGCTCTGGTCCCACGCGATGTTTATCCGCCTCGCCGTCGAACTCGGTATCCTCAACCCTGCAAAGGAAAGCAAGTGA
- a CDS encoding CHAP domain-containing protein translates to MSSDRTDACGVPVGEATSDAPVFLSRREARAAREAAGPQSSAVADAAAAEKPQGMSVVQAAAVVPQIPIAPAAVMRSDVALAGPIAKSADVAVAKPSAVASPKRARRNPMRAMASLAVIGGLVAVVGLPAYGQGSVLSDEGSVVASAAVADASTVSAQSVTVSADLALPELERDQFEATSPEDLALIRQQSAIASANALYAASGARELGDDYPWATAGYDLSPLNYYYRQCTDFVAWRLNRDVGSFSAPFRWAWADLTPNGGNASQWKAAWDAHGWTVSATPVVGSVAWFGWDNHVAYVKAINADGSVLLEEYNYVNRVYGQRILAAADVEAFLYPPGQ, encoded by the coding sequence ATGTCTTCTGATCGCACGGATGCTTGTGGTGTCCCCGTGGGCGAAGCCACCAGTGATGCGCCAGTTTTCCTGTCGCGGCGCGAGGCCCGCGCCGCGCGTGAGGCGGCCGGGCCACAGTCGTCAGCAGTTGCTGATGCGGCCGCCGCGGAGAAGCCGCAGGGTATGTCAGTTGTTCAGGCCGCCGCCGTTGTGCCTCAGATTCCTATTGCACCTGCCGCGGTCATGCGCTCCGACGTCGCACTTGCAGGCCCAATAGCTAAGTCTGCGGATGTTGCCGTCGCCAAGCCGAGCGCAGTTGCGTCGCCGAAACGCGCACGTCGCAACCCGATGCGGGCTATGGCTTCGCTGGCAGTTATTGGTGGCCTGGTTGCTGTTGTTGGTTTACCTGCATACGGACAGGGCAGCGTTCTCTCTGATGAGGGTTCCGTGGTGGCTTCGGCAGCTGTGGCAGATGCATCGACGGTGAGCGCACAGTCGGTCACAGTGAGTGCCGATTTGGCGCTTCCTGAGCTTGAGCGTGACCAATTCGAGGCAACGTCGCCCGAAGATTTGGCACTGATCCGCCAGCAGTCAGCGATTGCTTCGGCAAACGCGCTGTATGCGGCATCCGGGGCCCGTGAGCTTGGCGACGACTACCCGTGGGCGACTGCAGGCTACGACCTGTCGCCACTCAACTACTACTACCGCCAGTGCACTGACTTTGTTGCTTGGCGGTTGAACCGCGATGTTGGGTCATTCTCCGCACCTTTCCGCTGGGCGTGGGCTGACCTCACCCCGAATGGGGGAAATGCTTCGCAGTGGAAGGCCGCTTGGGATGCTCACGGCTGGACCGTTAGCGCCACACCGGTTGTCGGATCGGTGGCCTGGTTCGGTTGGGATAACCACGTTGCCTATGTGAAGGCAATCAACGCTGATGGCAGTGTTTTGCTTGAGGAATACAACTACGTGAACCGCGTCTACGGCCAGCGTATTCTCGCGGCAGCCGACGTAGAGGCTTTCCTCTACCCACCCGGCCAGTAG
- a CDS encoding metal-dependent transcriptional regulator has protein sequence MTDLVDTTEMYLRTILDLEEENIVPLRARISERLGHSGPTVSQTIGRMERDGLVVVEGDRHLEFTEEGRRRATQVMRKHRLAERLLADVIGLDWALVHDEACRWEHVMSEQVERKLIEMLDHPTESPYGNPIPGLEELGGTAAPSFSAGMVNIVDLVAETASPVSGRIRRLGEPVQFEPELLQQLFNAGVMPGKTATFSAADSYVAVTVEGFGEGLELPNEVAVHIFVEKPVA, from the coding sequence ATGACCGATCTCGTTGACACCACCGAGATGTACCTGCGCACGATTCTTGACCTTGAAGAAGAGAATATTGTTCCGCTGCGGGCACGCATCTCTGAACGCCTCGGCCACTCTGGTCCGACCGTTTCGCAAACTATCGGCCGCATGGAACGTGACGGCCTGGTCGTCGTGGAAGGAGACCGCCACCTTGAGTTCACCGAGGAGGGTCGCCGCCGTGCCACACAGGTGATGCGAAAGCACCGCCTTGCTGAGCGCTTGCTTGCCGATGTTATTGGGCTCGATTGGGCTCTCGTGCATGATGAGGCCTGCCGGTGGGAGCACGTGATGAGCGAGCAGGTTGAGCGCAAGCTCATCGAAATGCTTGATCACCCCACGGAGTCGCCCTACGGCAACCCAATTCCGGGTTTGGAAGAGCTGGGCGGCACTGCTGCCCCCTCATTCAGCGCGGGAATGGTGAACATTGTCGATCTGGTCGCCGAGACTGCGTCACCCGTTTCAGGTCGCATCCGTCGTTTGGGTGAGCCCGTGCAGTTTGAGCCAGAATTGCTGCAGCAATTGTTCAACGCGGGGGTTATGCCCGGCAAGACGGCAACATTTTCGGCCGCTGACTCGTATGTTGCGGTCACCGTTGAGGGTTTTGGCGAAGGCCTTGAGTTGCCCAATGAGGTCGCTGTGCACATCTTCGTAGAGAAGCCTGTCGCTTAA
- a CDS encoding sugar ABC transporter permease has protein sequence MSVSYVTIPVPEGETSPIKPPRRRRNATPRVRATYALTVLAFLLPSAIPIVLFVLGPMVAAAWVSLHQWNLLSPMTFVGFDNYAKLLADPRTADVFLHTGYYILGYLPLVYIGGLALAMALNTALKGRSLLRGVYFLPVVTSWIVVALVWRWLLNPSNGIVNTVLGFFGIDGPGWWTDPAWAMPSIILASSWKDLGFVMVILLAGLQAINTDYYDAAKVDGAGWWRRLFSVTLPLLSPSTFFVIVISLINGFQVFDQVYAMTGGGPNGASQVVVQQIYDLTFRYQRAGEASALSWMLFMVILAITLIQVRGQKKWVTYG, from the coding sequence ATGAGCGTCTCCTACGTCACGATTCCAGTGCCCGAGGGGGAGACATCCCCCATCAAGCCGCCCCGCCGCCGCCGCAACGCGACACCACGCGTGCGTGCTACTTATGCGCTCACGGTGCTTGCCTTCTTGCTGCCGAGCGCAATCCCCATCGTGCTTTTCGTGCTTGGCCCCATGGTTGCCGCGGCGTGGGTGAGTCTCCATCAGTGGAACCTGCTCTCACCGATGACTTTTGTCGGCTTCGATAACTATGCGAAACTTCTCGCGGATCCGCGCACTGCTGATGTATTTCTGCACACGGGCTACTATATTCTCGGGTATCTGCCTCTCGTTTATATAGGTGGACTCGCCTTGGCGATGGCACTCAACACCGCGCTCAAAGGACGCTCGCTCTTGCGCGGCGTTTACTTTCTTCCGGTTGTCACCAGCTGGATCGTTGTCGCTCTAGTGTGGCGCTGGCTGCTCAACCCAAGCAATGGGATCGTCAACACCGTTCTTGGCTTTTTCGGAATCGACGGCCCCGGGTGGTGGACCGATCCAGCATGGGCGATGCCCTCGATCATCCTTGCTTCGTCGTGGAAAGATCTTGGCTTCGTGATGGTGATTCTGCTGGCCGGGCTGCAAGCGATCAACACCGACTACTACGACGCAGCAAAAGTCGACGGTGCGGGATGGTGGCGACGGCTGTTCAGCGTCACTTTGCCGCTACTCAGTCCGAGCACCTTCTTTGTCATCGTCATTTCACTCATCAACGGTTTCCAGGTCTTCGATCAGGTTTACGCAATGACCGGTGGTGGACCGAACGGCGCAAGCCAAGTTGTGGTGCAACAGATATATGACCTGACCTTCCGTTACCAGAGGGCAGGTGAGGCGTCGGCTCTCTCTTGGATGCTCTTCATGGTGATACTCGCTATCACACTCATTCAGGTGCGTGGCCAGAAGAAATGGGTCACCTATGGATAA
- a CDS encoding carbohydrate ABC transporter permease produces the protein MDNRRLSRRGLIAAIVLHVVIILGAIIMFFPFFWTIITSISPGAGLGVTPKLVPENPSLGAYERLFSEQPFGRIILNSLGLALVTTVVQLFTSATAAYAFSRLPFRGQSAIFAIYLTTMMVPLQVLIVPLFVELKTFGLLNTYLGALLPTFASIFGIFLLRQAINQVPRELDEAATLDGAGHFQTFGRIILPNIRPALATLTVFAFMSSWNSFLWPLVVLRKPELQTLPIALAGLQGQYTTEWDIIMAGSVVSVLPMLALYIFAQKYVIQGVASSGIK, from the coding sequence ATGGATAACCGCAGGTTGAGTCGGCGTGGCCTGATCGCTGCCATTGTGTTGCACGTTGTAATCATCCTCGGCGCGATCATTATGTTCTTTCCGTTTTTTTGGACGATCATCACTTCGATAAGCCCAGGAGCCGGCCTCGGTGTTACACCGAAACTCGTGCCAGAAAACCCGTCACTCGGAGCCTATGAGCGATTGTTTAGTGAGCAGCCGTTCGGCCGGATCATTCTCAACAGTCTTGGTCTTGCGCTCGTCACAACAGTCGTCCAGCTATTCACGAGTGCTACTGCGGCTTATGCTTTCAGCCGTTTGCCCTTCCGCGGGCAGTCAGCGATATTCGCGATCTATCTCACGACCATGATGGTCCCCCTGCAAGTGTTGATCGTGCCGCTATTCGTAGAACTGAAAACTTTCGGGCTGCTCAATACTTATCTGGGCGCGTTATTGCCGACATTCGCCAGCATCTTTGGGATTTTCTTGTTAAGGCAAGCCATCAACCAGGTGCCTCGTGAGCTTGACGAAGCCGCGACACTGGACGGCGCAGGCCATTTCCAAACCTTCGGCCGCATTATCCTGCCGAATATTCGACCCGCCCTCGCAACCCTTACGGTATTCGCTTTCATGAGCAGCTGGAACAGCTTTCTCTGGCCCCTCGTCGTGCTGCGTAAGCCCGAACTGCAAACGTTGCCCATCGCTTTGGCTGGCCTACAGGGTCAGTACACCACTGAGTGGGACATCATCATGGCCGGCTCTGTCGTTAGCGTGCTCCCCATGCTGGCCCTTTATATCTTCGCCCAGAAGTACGTCATTCAGGGCGTAGCAAGTTCGGGGATCAAATAA
- a CDS encoding HNH endonuclease yields MRTLVLNAGYEPLAVVSFKRAIVLVLNQKATIIAADSEHPVWGSSGSWDRPSVIILRNYVRIPSTRRLPVSRRGVLRRDGHRCGYCGGPANTIDHVLPRSRGGQDTWENLVACCLRCNNVKSNRTPAEMNWRLLTKPRPPHTSAWLVRGIERALPDWEEYLAPAA; encoded by the coding sequence ATGCGCACACTGGTATTGAACGCGGGCTATGAGCCGCTCGCGGTCGTGTCTTTCAAGCGAGCAATTGTGCTCGTGTTGAATCAGAAGGCCACGATCATTGCTGCCGATTCGGAGCATCCTGTCTGGGGCTCGAGCGGGTCATGGGATCGCCCGTCGGTGATCATCCTGCGAAATTATGTGCGCATCCCTTCTACGCGCAGACTGCCGGTGTCGCGCAGGGGAGTGCTGCGGCGCGATGGCCACCGTTGTGGTTACTGCGGCGGCCCGGCGAACACTATTGACCATGTGTTGCCGCGTTCACGGGGTGGTCAAGACACGTGGGAGAACCTGGTGGCGTGCTGCCTGCGGTGTAACAACGTGAAGAGCAATCGCACCCCCGCGGAGATGAATTGGCGTTTGCTGACGAAGCCGCGCCCCCCACACACGAGCGCATGGCTTGTCAGGGGAATTGAAAGGGCACTCCCAGATTGGGAAGAATATTTGGCTCCGGCCGCATAA
- a CDS encoding DUF2530 domain-containing protein gives MRIWLKDSERRPDPKPVETDDRKAMLFGIGLWVLGLATLLLFLEPLNAAGNLWWLWTAVAGLVLGLIGLIYTHVRHGKRTD, from the coding sequence GTGCGTATCTGGCTGAAAGACTCGGAACGGCGGCCCGACCCCAAGCCGGTCGAGACTGACGACCGCAAGGCGATGCTTTTCGGTATCGGGCTGTGGGTGCTCGGCCTGGCCACTCTGCTGCTCTTTCTCGAGCCGCTGAACGCTGCAGGCAACCTGTGGTGGTTATGGACCGCAGTGGCGGGGCTCGTGCTCGGACTTATCGGGCTGATCTACACGCACGTCAGACACGGGAAGCGCACAGACTAG
- a CDS encoding DUF3027 domain-containing protein, which translates to MPNSQYEKLARGALLEITDTASIGALVGEQVESDGTVSVIFASAMRGYPGWNWTISIAHVEGAEPTVLEAELMPAEGALLSPDWVPWSERLADYKAAQAAAETADAEKAASDKASSGDGSDGDGSDHDESDDDDSGDDLDDDDDEFDSAVLHGGDLDGVDIDAVADEDDDDDDEVGDDYDSGVFRGGDHDGVSVDDLDESADDDDDDDDDSDDDDDSDDDEESDDDDDDDDDESDDDD; encoded by the coding sequence ATGCCTAATAGCCAGTACGAAAAGCTCGCTCGGGGTGCACTCCTCGAGATCACTGATACGGCGTCGATTGGCGCCCTCGTCGGTGAGCAGGTCGAAAGCGACGGCACTGTCTCGGTGATCTTCGCTTCGGCCATGCGGGGCTATCCGGGCTGGAACTGGACCATCAGCATCGCCCACGTCGAGGGTGCAGAGCCGACCGTTCTTGAAGCGGAACTCATGCCGGCTGAAGGCGCACTACTTTCCCCCGACTGGGTTCCGTGGTCTGAACGACTCGCCGACTACAAGGCTGCCCAAGCGGCGGCGGAAACAGCGGATGCCGAAAAAGCGGCCTCAGACAAAGCGTCAAGCGGCGATGGCTCAGACGGCGATGGCTCAGACCACGATGAGTCAGACGACGATGATTCAGGCGACGACCTCGATGACGACGACGACGAGTTCGATTCTGCCGTGTTGCATGGCGGAGATCTTGACGGTGTAGACATCGACGCCGTAGCTGACGAAGACGACGATGATGATGACGAAGTCGGCGACGATTATGATTCAGGCGTTTTTCGCGGGGGAGACCACGACGGCGTGAGCGTCGACGACCTCGATGAGTCTGCCGACGACGACGACGATGACGACGATGATTCGGATGACGACGATGATTCGGATGACGACGAAGAGTCGGATGACGACGACGATGACGATGACGACGAATCAGACGACGACGATTGA
- a CDS encoding cold shock domain-containing protein, producing MPTGKVKFYDDEKGFGFIMSDEGQEVFLHASALPAGTTGVKAGTRLEFGIADGKKGAQALSVRVMDAPASMSKLNRKPADDMAVIIEDLVKLMDGIGSGLKRGRYPDKAHGAKIASMLRKVADELDA from the coding sequence ATGCCCACCGGCAAGGTTAAGTTTTACGATGACGAGAAGGGTTTTGGCTTCATCATGAGTGATGAAGGCCAAGAGGTCTTCTTGCACGCCTCTGCGCTGCCTGCGGGCACAACAGGGGTAAAGGCGGGCACTCGCCTCGAATTCGGCATCGCCGATGGCAAGAAGGGCGCACAAGCGCTCTCAGTGCGTGTGATGGATGCCCCTGCGAGTATGAGCAAGCTGAACCGCAAGCCAGCCGATGACATGGCCGTGATTATTGAAGATCTGGTCAAGCTCATGGATGGCATTGGTTCGGGTCTCAAGCGGGGGCGTTACCCCGACAAGGCGCACGGCGCCAAAATTGCTTCAATGCTGCGAAAGGTAGCGGACGAACTAGATGCCTAA
- a CDS encoding sugar ABC transporter substrate-binding protein — MNRSPLAIAAIAGATALVLSGCAQTPAEDSGPVTITYTNFISNDGNEENLQAIVDAFEAENPEITVDVTTLPYGDYGTALQTDLAAGTVSDVFDIEFSNYASYQANGVLAQIEVTDPESYRQSLLEAYSTDGMSYALPSSFSDVVLYYNADLFDAAGLDYPTNDWTWADEQAAAEALTDQAAGQWGDHQPVSFYEYYKVLAQNGGEFLNADKTAVAFNSPEGIEAAEWLVNKSGTVMPTIEDGQGTADFDTNLFKEGKLGMLHSGIWIFGALTDVPFTWDIAVEPGNTQQASAVFSNAIGVSATSEHIAAASKWAEYMTSSDVMVQTRLDAGWELPPISDEAQLATYLDKGAPANRQAVFDSLDGIALPPVVTVGQSEMQDIMGEELVEAQAGRKTVEEALASAEERINAVLAG; from the coding sequence ATGAACCGTTCACCGCTAGCAATAGCCGCGATTGCGGGCGCTACGGCGCTTGTACTCTCTGGCTGCGCCCAGACGCCGGCTGAAGACTCGGGCCCTGTCACGATTACCTACACAAACTTCATCTCTAATGACGGAAATGAAGAGAACCTGCAGGCGATCGTCGACGCCTTCGAGGCAGAGAATCCGGAAATCACCGTCGACGTAACCACACTCCCCTATGGCGATTATGGGACTGCATTGCAGACCGATCTTGCTGCGGGGACAGTATCTGACGTCTTCGACATAGAGTTTTCCAACTACGCCTCCTACCAGGCCAACGGCGTTCTCGCACAGATCGAGGTGACGGACCCCGAGTCCTACCGTCAGAGCTTGCTTGAGGCATACTCGACTGACGGAATGAGCTACGCGCTTCCCAGCTCGTTCTCTGACGTCGTGCTTTACTACAACGCTGATCTATTCGACGCTGCCGGTCTCGACTACCCGACAAACGACTGGACCTGGGCCGACGAACAGGCCGCCGCTGAGGCACTCACCGATCAGGCAGCTGGCCAGTGGGGAGACCACCAGCCGGTGAGCTTCTACGAATATTACAAAGTACTCGCCCAGAACGGCGGGGAATTCCTCAACGCTGATAAGACCGCGGTCGCTTTCAACAGCCCCGAGGGCATCGAGGCTGCAGAATGGCTCGTCAACAAGAGCGGCACGGTTATGCCGACGATCGAGGACGGCCAAGGAACTGCCGACTTCGACACTAATTTGTTCAAAGAAGGCAAACTGGGGATGCTCCACTCGGGAATCTGGATCTTTGGCGCACTCACCGACGTTCCCTTTACTTGGGACATCGCCGTTGAGCCGGGTAACACTCAGCAGGCCAGCGCTGTGTTCTCGAACGCCATTGGTGTTTCGGCCACGTCAGAGCACATCGCTGCGGCTTCGAAGTGGGCTGAGTACATGACTTCCTCAGACGTTATGGTGCAGACGCGGCTCGATGCTGGCTGGGAACTGCCACCGATCTCTGATGAAGCACAACTCGCTACCTACCTCGACAAGGGTGCACCCGCCAACCGCCAGGCAGTCTTTGACTCACTCGACGGAATCGCATTACCCCCCGTTGTGACAGTGGGCCAGTCCGAGATGCAAGACATCATGGGTGAAGAACTCGTTGAAGCGCAGGCCGGACGCAAAACCGTTGAGGAAGCTCTGGCTTCAGCCGAAGAGCGCATCAACGCGGTTCTTGCTGGCTAG
- a CDS encoding ROK family transcriptional regulator, whose amino-acid sequence MAIRSRVRTDLNRSAILAHLGAQGPASRADLSRALGVSPALMTQLTRDLLADGLLVELENTPSHGGRPARQLGLAVNAGRAVGVKVVADRVAFVEVGIGGSVLRSASEPYDASAPTAITQLTVLLARFIAGGGPLPLLGVGVGVPGTVEERGEGVVDSTQLGWNQVPLGAALQRALGLPVLIENNVNALSMAERLFGRGRDHSDFLVVTIGTGVGAGIVADGVVFRGHAGGAGEIGHVPVADGPTCQCGNEGCLEAVIGEGALVRTARDRGIIPPNGNIVALLAAADQGDKDAQVLYSEAGHLLGKVLGGVVNVLDPEIVIVLGEGVAAWEHWSFGFEPSFRASLVPSKRGVGVAVESWQDESWAQGAAAIVLSTPFDLEGLSGDQGRLVRERLVQQAAPPLELREPQL is encoded by the coding sequence ATGGCGATCCGATCCCGAGTCCGCACCGACCTCAACCGGTCTGCGATTCTTGCCCACCTGGGCGCGCAAGGCCCCGCATCACGGGCCGACCTCTCGCGCGCGCTTGGCGTTTCTCCGGCGCTCATGACGCAACTAACGCGTGACCTCCTGGCGGATGGATTGCTCGTCGAGCTGGAGAACACGCCATCGCACGGTGGCAGGCCGGCCCGGCAGCTTGGGCTTGCGGTTAACGCAGGCCGGGCCGTTGGCGTCAAGGTCGTCGCCGACCGTGTTGCCTTTGTCGAAGTCGGAATCGGTGGCTCAGTACTTCGTTCGGCGAGCGAACCTTATGACGCCTCCGCACCCACGGCAATCACTCAGCTGACTGTTCTTCTGGCCCGGTTCATCGCCGGCGGTGGCCCTCTCCCGCTGCTCGGCGTCGGTGTCGGTGTGCCCGGAACTGTCGAAGAGCGGGGTGAGGGCGTCGTGGACTCCACGCAGCTCGGCTGGAACCAGGTGCCTCTTGGCGCGGCGCTTCAGCGCGCCCTCGGACTTCCCGTGCTCATCGAGAATAACGTCAATGCACTCAGTATGGCGGAGCGACTCTTCGGCCGTGGTCGCGATCACAGTGATTTTCTCGTAGTGACCATCGGAACTGGAGTTGGAGCTGGAATCGTCGCAGACGGTGTCGTTTTTCGCGGTCACGCCGGGGGAGCCGGCGAAATCGGCCATGTGCCGGTAGCCGACGGGCCGACGTGCCAGTGTGGCAACGAGGGATGTCTCGAGGCAGTAATCGGTGAGGGTGCACTTGTGCGCACGGCCCGCGATCGTGGCATCATCCCGCCAAACGGCAACATTGTTGCGTTGCTCGCAGCTGCGGATCAGGGCGACAAAGATGCGCAGGTGCTCTATAGCGAAGCCGGGCACTTGCTGGGGAAGGTGCTCGGTGGGGTAGTCAACGTGCTTGACCCTGAGATCGTTATAGTTCTCGGCGAGGGTGTGGCAGCGTGGGAGCATTGGTCTTTTGGTTTCGAGCCATCGTTTCGCGCTTCGCTCGTTCCATCTAAGCGCGGCGTCGGAGTCGCGGTCGAAAGTTGGCAAGACGAAAGCTGGGCACAAGGAGCAGCGGCAATCGTATTGTCAACGCCGTTCGACTTAGAAGGACTTTCTGGCGATCAGGGTCGACTCGTGCGCGAGCGACTCGTCCAGCAGGCTGCGCCACCGCTCGAGCTTCGGGAGCCGCAATTATGA